From Girardinichthys multiradiatus isolate DD_20200921_A chromosome 3, DD_fGirMul_XY1, whole genome shotgun sequence, the proteins below share one genomic window:
- the lsr gene encoding lipolysis-stimulated lipoprotein receptor isoform X1: protein MFWTVFVAVLMATESTLAISVTCPTKRYIIMLFQPVTLTCDYTTSATQPPVITWKYKSYCRDPIQAALNPSSAENILSQNNPNYNPNIECADSQRTVRIVASKQGDAISLGEEYQARKISILNKADLNIVNAAWGESGVYFCSVVSSQDLKGNNEDYTEVLVLERKSNTTDLLPGIDLLVMEDWLLVLLVVLGFILLLVLFGICWCQCCPHTCCCYVSCVCCPERCCCPRALYEAGKAVKKGVPSHYAPTLYAPGMYAQPVYGGSQGNQSVIPLLPIPNGGGLPQNGYGRDYDGASSVGQGSQVPLLQDTGADPTRSGYRIQVDPDGNATRAIYYMEKELASLDPSRPANYSRLDNMSTVTSLHDSVEPRGRGGRPPLATVYDQDEAMSTISSVSQQGQRRDDYPRHGGVPNGDRVRARSMDNLDDIGRRYRHEYPPHRGPDEPRGRRGSDDEWSSSTPSGHDRPYDDRRRRDYSPDDRRGRDREPQGGFAGGRSHSRDDLMEMERDRRHAGGTRGGREDYDDRFLREAMERKRLGEQQRARSLERLDSVSDRSERGRGPRGPPPLPLCPPSGFHDRRDDYPPHHLPPYSDNESVSSSKKTNLRKNGAVSRESLVV from the exons atgttttggaCGGTCTTCGTCGCCGTTTTAATGGCGACAG AGTCCACTCTGGCCATCTCGGTCACATGTCCTACCAAGAGGTACATTATTATGCTCTTCCAACCTGTCACACTCACCTGTGATTACACCACCAGTGCCACCCAGCCTCCTGTGATAACATGGAAATACAAATCTTACTGCCGAGACCCGATCCAGGCAGCACTTAACCCGAGCAGCGCGGAAAACATCTTGAGTCAGAACAACCCGAACTATAACCCCAACATCGAGTGTGCTGACTCTCAGAGAACAGTCCGCATCGTGGCATCCAAGCAGGGCGATGCCATTTCACTGGGCGAGGAATACCAGGCTCGCAAGATCAGCATCTTAAACA AGGCAGACCTGAATATCGTTAATGCTGCGTGGGGGGAGAGCGGTGTCTACTTCTGCTCCGTGGTCTCATCCCAGGATCTTAAAGGGAATAATGAAGACTACACTGAAGTACTTGTGCTtg AGAGAAAGTCTAATACTACTGACCTCCTGCCTGGCATTGACTTACTGGTTATGGAAG ACTGGCTCCTGGTTCTTCTGGTGGTTTTGGGCTTCATTTTGCTCCTTGTTCTGTTTGGGATCTGCTGGTGCCAGTGTTGCCCACACACCTGCTGCTGCTACGTCAGCTGTGTCTGCTGCCCAGAGCGCTGCTGCTGTCCACGAGCAT TGTACGAAGCAGGAAAAGCAGTTAAGAAAGGTGTGCCCAGTCATTATGCTCCCACCCTCTATGCTCCTGGTATGTATGCTCAGCCTGTGTATGGCGGCTCACAAGGTAACCAGTCCGTCATCCCCCTGCTGCCCATACCCAATGGAGGTGGACTTCCCCAAAACGGTTACGGTCGTGACTACGATGGTGCCAGCTCAG TGGGTCAGGGGTCCCAAGTGCCTTTGCTGCAGGACACTGGAGCAGACCCCA CTCGTAGTGGTTATCGTATCCAGGTGGACCCAGATGGAAATGCAACCCGGGCCATTTACTACATGGAGAAGGAGCTGGCCTCATTGGATCCCTCTAGACCTGCCAACTACAGTCGCT TGGACAACATGAGCACCGTCACCTCCCTGCATGACAGCGTGGAACCTCGAGGTCGTGGGGGTCGCCCTCCCTTGGCCACAGTTTATGACCAAGACGAAGCCATGAGCACCATCAGCAGCGTCTCCCAGCAAGGCCAGCGTCGTGATGACTACCCACGCCATGGTGGGGTTCCCAACGGGGATCGTGTACGTGCCCGCTCCATGGATAACCTTGATGACATTGGACGGCGGTACAGACATGAGTACCCCCCACATAGAGGCCCAGATGAGCCCAGAGGCAGGAGAGG GTCTGATGACGAGTGGAGCAGCAGCACTCCCAGCGGCCATGATCGTCCCTATGATGACCGTAGACGTCGTGACTACTCCCCTGATGATCgcagaggaagagacagagAACCTCAGGGTGGCTTCGCAGGGGGCCGCAGCCATAGTCGCGATGATCTCATGGAGATGGAGAGGGACCGTAGGCATGCCGGTGGCACCAGGGGTGGCCGGGAAGATTATGACGACAGGTTCCTGCGAGAGGCCATGGAGAGGAAACGGTTGGGCGAACAACAGAGAGCACGCAGCCTGGAGCGACTGGATAGCGTGAGTGACCGCTCAGAAAGGGGAAGGGGTCCACGTGGGCCCCCGCCACTTCCACTGTGCCCGCCTTCTGGATTTCATGACCGCCGGGATGATTACCCACCACATCATCTGCCCCCATACAGTGACAATGAGAGCGTGTCATCTTCAAAGAAAACTAACCTTCGCAAG AATGGAGCTGTGAGTCGTGAGAGCCTGGTTGTGTAA
- the lsr gene encoding lipolysis-stimulated lipoprotein receptor isoform X2 has protein sequence MFWTVFVAVLMATESTLAISVTCPTKRYIIMLFQPVTLTCDYTTSATQPPVITWKYKSYCRDPIQAALNPSSAENILSQNNPNYNPNIECADSQRTVRIVASKQGDAISLGEEYQARKISILNKADLNIVNAAWGESGVYFCSVVSSQDLKGNNEDYTEVLVLDWLLVLLVVLGFILLLVLFGICWCQCCPHTCCCYVSCVCCPERCCCPRALYEAGKAVKKGVPSHYAPTLYAPGMYAQPVYGGSQGNQSVIPLLPIPNGGGLPQNGYGRDYDGASSVGQGSQVPLLQDTGADPTRSGYRIQVDPDGNATRAIYYMEKELASLDPSRPANYSRLDNMSTVTSLHDSVEPRGRGGRPPLATVYDQDEAMSTISSVSQQGQRRDDYPRHGGVPNGDRVRARSMDNLDDIGRRYRHEYPPHRGPDEPRGRRGSDDEWSSSTPSGHDRPYDDRRRRDYSPDDRRGRDREPQGGFAGGRSHSRDDLMEMERDRRHAGGTRGGREDYDDRFLREAMERKRLGEQQRARSLERLDSVSDRSERGRGPRGPPPLPLCPPSGFHDRRDDYPPHHLPPYSDNESVSSSKKTNLRKNGAVSRESLVV, from the exons atgttttggaCGGTCTTCGTCGCCGTTTTAATGGCGACAG AGTCCACTCTGGCCATCTCGGTCACATGTCCTACCAAGAGGTACATTATTATGCTCTTCCAACCTGTCACACTCACCTGTGATTACACCACCAGTGCCACCCAGCCTCCTGTGATAACATGGAAATACAAATCTTACTGCCGAGACCCGATCCAGGCAGCACTTAACCCGAGCAGCGCGGAAAACATCTTGAGTCAGAACAACCCGAACTATAACCCCAACATCGAGTGTGCTGACTCTCAGAGAACAGTCCGCATCGTGGCATCCAAGCAGGGCGATGCCATTTCACTGGGCGAGGAATACCAGGCTCGCAAGATCAGCATCTTAAACA AGGCAGACCTGAATATCGTTAATGCTGCGTGGGGGGAGAGCGGTGTCTACTTCTGCTCCGTGGTCTCATCCCAGGATCTTAAAGGGAATAATGAAGACTACACTGAAGTACTTGTGCTtg ACTGGCTCCTGGTTCTTCTGGTGGTTTTGGGCTTCATTTTGCTCCTTGTTCTGTTTGGGATCTGCTGGTGCCAGTGTTGCCCACACACCTGCTGCTGCTACGTCAGCTGTGTCTGCTGCCCAGAGCGCTGCTGCTGTCCACGAGCAT TGTACGAAGCAGGAAAAGCAGTTAAGAAAGGTGTGCCCAGTCATTATGCTCCCACCCTCTATGCTCCTGGTATGTATGCTCAGCCTGTGTATGGCGGCTCACAAGGTAACCAGTCCGTCATCCCCCTGCTGCCCATACCCAATGGAGGTGGACTTCCCCAAAACGGTTACGGTCGTGACTACGATGGTGCCAGCTCAG TGGGTCAGGGGTCCCAAGTGCCTTTGCTGCAGGACACTGGAGCAGACCCCA CTCGTAGTGGTTATCGTATCCAGGTGGACCCAGATGGAAATGCAACCCGGGCCATTTACTACATGGAGAAGGAGCTGGCCTCATTGGATCCCTCTAGACCTGCCAACTACAGTCGCT TGGACAACATGAGCACCGTCACCTCCCTGCATGACAGCGTGGAACCTCGAGGTCGTGGGGGTCGCCCTCCCTTGGCCACAGTTTATGACCAAGACGAAGCCATGAGCACCATCAGCAGCGTCTCCCAGCAAGGCCAGCGTCGTGATGACTACCCACGCCATGGTGGGGTTCCCAACGGGGATCGTGTACGTGCCCGCTCCATGGATAACCTTGATGACATTGGACGGCGGTACAGACATGAGTACCCCCCACATAGAGGCCCAGATGAGCCCAGAGGCAGGAGAGG GTCTGATGACGAGTGGAGCAGCAGCACTCCCAGCGGCCATGATCGTCCCTATGATGACCGTAGACGTCGTGACTACTCCCCTGATGATCgcagaggaagagacagagAACCTCAGGGTGGCTTCGCAGGGGGCCGCAGCCATAGTCGCGATGATCTCATGGAGATGGAGAGGGACCGTAGGCATGCCGGTGGCACCAGGGGTGGCCGGGAAGATTATGACGACAGGTTCCTGCGAGAGGCCATGGAGAGGAAACGGTTGGGCGAACAACAGAGAGCACGCAGCCTGGAGCGACTGGATAGCGTGAGTGACCGCTCAGAAAGGGGAAGGGGTCCACGTGGGCCCCCGCCACTTCCACTGTGCCCGCCTTCTGGATTTCATGACCGCCGGGATGATTACCCACCACATCATCTGCCCCCATACAGTGACAATGAGAGCGTGTCATCTTCAAAGAAAACTAACCTTCGCAAG AATGGAGCTGTGAGTCGTGAGAGCCTGGTTGTGTAA